In a genomic window of Molothrus ater isolate BHLD 08-10-18 breed brown headed cowbird chromosome 17, BPBGC_Mater_1.1, whole genome shotgun sequence:
- the STX16 gene encoding syntaxin-16 produces MATRRLTDAFLLLRNNAVQSRQLLAEQVSSFGSSSPLNSRSMAAAELDELADDRMALVSGISLDPEAAIGVTKRLPPKWVDGADEIQYDIARVKQKMKELASLHDKHLNRPTLDDSSEEERAIEITTQEITQLFHRCQRAVQVLQSRSRTCTEQEARVLRNVVSSLAQALQDLSTNFRHAQSDYLKRMKNREERSKHFFDTSVPLMDDGEDDTLYDRGFTDDQLALVEQNTLMVEEREREIRQIVQSISDLNEIFRDLGAMIVEQGTVLDRIDYNIEQSCMKTEEGLKQLHKAEQYQKKNRKMLVILILFVIVIVLIVVLIGVKSH; encoded by the exons ATGGCCACCCGGCGTCTCACGGACGCGTTCTTGTTGTTGCGGAACAACGCGGTGCAGAGCCGGCAGCTGCTGGCCGAGCAAGTGAGTAGTTTCggctcctccagccctctgaATTCACGTAGCATGGCTGCTGCG GAGCTGGATGAG CTGGCTGATGACCGCATGGCCCTGGTGTCAGGGATCAGCCTGGACCCCGAGGCCGCCATCGGCGTCACCAAGCGCCTGCCCCCCAAGTGGGTGGATGGGGCAGACGAG ATTCAGTATGATATTGCCAGGgttaaacagaaaatgaaagaattagCCAGTCTTCATGATAAACATCTAAACAGACCCACACTGGATGACAGCAGTGAAGAGGAACGGGCAATAGAAATCACAACCCAGGAGATCACACAG TTATTCCACAGGTGtcagagagcagtgcaggtgctgcagagcaggtcACGAACTTGCACGGAGCAAGAAGCACGTGTTCTCAGGAATGTGGTGTCTTCCTTAGCACAGGCCCTGCAGGACCTCTCCACCAACTTTAGGCATGCACAGTCTGACTATCTCAAAC GTatgaagaatagagaagaaagGTCCAAACACTTCTTTGACACCTCAGTCCCACTGATGGATGATGGGGAGGATGATACACTTTATGATAGA GGTTTTACAGATGACCAGCTGGCATTGGTGGAGCAAAACACCCTGATGGTGGAAGAGAGGGAGCGAGAAATCCGTCAGATTGTGCAGTCAATCTCTGATCTCAACGAGATATTTAGGGACCTGGGAGCAATGATAGTAGAACAG GGAACAGTTCTAGATAGAATTGACTATAATATTGAACAGTCATGTATGAAAACTGAAGAGGGTCTAAAACAACTGCATAAG GCAGAGCAATATCAAAAGAAGAATCGGAAGATGCTcgttattttaattttgttcgTTATAGTAATTGTCCTTATTGTTGTTCTTATTGGTGTAAAGTCACACTAG